In the genome of Phaeodactylum tricornutum CCAP 1055/1 chromosome 18, whole genome shotgun sequence, one region contains:
- a CDS encoding predicted protein, with product MFFLSCEGHNGAGKSTLSNLISCEFRPTSGDVKVFGHSVTNETCAVRNLVGICRQDDYLYPNLTAKEHLELYAGLRGVPLKNIPSVVQEWLESVDLQSVQDHYSASYSGGMKRRLSLALATIGGRPLIILDEPTTGMDPVSRRFVWRHIDSVKEGRVILLTTHAMEEADLLADTVAIMRKGKFAAVGTPLELKAEHGSALQFSVLVEPELVSTTESSIRDRFAQYKEFFTLTAGSAGNLSANIRRVSKTDGEEGVDVDTLTEFVACFACTDELDLHVPKGQVIGLLGKNGAGKTTALKILSTAHDATDGVALVAGYNVNAEQRRVFEHLGNCPQFDVVWDRYTVEHHLVFFARLKGLPRKEVRDIAMRVANAVGLGAPEVFHRHVGQLSGGMRRRLSIAISLVGAPDVLLLDEPSTGLDPSTRNSIWGLIHSFATPERSIIITTHMMIEADTLCNRIAIMKKGKLAVVGTQQTLK from the exons atgttctttctttcgtGTGAAGGGCACAACGGAGCTGGGAAGTCGACTTTAAGCAACCTGATCTCGTGTGAATTTCGTCCAACTAGCGGAGACGTAAAGGTCTTTGGTCATTCCGTGACGAATGAAACATGTGCTGTACGCAACCTCGTCGGAATATGCCGTCAAGACGATTACCTCTACCCAAATCTTACAGCCAAGGAACATCTTGAACTTTACGCTGGACTACGGGGCGTGCCTCTGAAGAACATTCCCTCGGTTGTGCAGGAATGGCTTGAAAGTGTCGATCTACAATCAGTTCAAGATCACTATAGCGCAAGCTATTCCGGTGGCATGAAACGCCGATTGTCTCTTGCGCTGGCAACGATTGGTGGCCGTCCTCTAATTATATTGGATGAGCCAACCACTGGAATGGATCCTGTCAGTCGCCGCTTCGTCTGGCGCCACATTGATTCTGTTAAAGAAGGTCGAGTCATCCTGTTGACTACACACGctatggaagaagccgaccTGTTGGCAGACACAGTTGCTATTATGCGAAAGGGAAAATTTGCTGCGGTCGGCACCCCACTAGAACTCAAGGCAGAGCATGGATCGGCTCTCCAGTTTTCTGTCCTTGTCGAGCCGGAGCTCGTCAGCACAACAGAGTCTTCGATTCGTGATCGCTTTGCTCAGTACAAAGAATTTTTCACGCTTACGGCAGGTAGCGCAGGAAACCTGTCTGCAAACATTCGACGGGTCAGCAAGACCGATGGAGAAGAAGGCGTGGATGTTGATACGCTAACCGAGTTTGTGGCGTG TTTCGCCTGTACTGAT GAACTTGATCTTCATGTTCCAAAAGGACAAGTTATTGGACTACT GGGCAAAAATGGTGCTGGGAAAACAACGGCGCTGAAAATTCTTTCAACAGCCCATGACGCGACTGACGGAGTCGCGTTGGTCGCTGGTTATAACGTCAATGCAGAGCAACGCCGAGTTTTCGAACATTTAGGGAACTGCCCACAGTTTGATGTTGTGTGGGATCGTTACACAGTCGAGCACCATCTGGTATTCTTCGCGCGACTCAAGGGATTGCCACGGAAGGAAGTGAGAGACATCGCCATGAGGGTTGCAAATGCAGTCGGATTAGGTGCTCCGGAAGTTTTTCATCGCCATGTTGGACAACTGAGCGGAGGCATGCGTCGACGTCTGTCGATTGCCATTTCGCTCGTGGGTGCTCCCGATGTATTGCTTCTAGATGAACCGTCTACTGGTCTCGATCCGTCGACGCGCAATTCCATATGGGGGCTTATACATTCGTTTGCGACCCCCGAGCGCTCTATAATTATTACAACACATATGATGATCGAGGCCGATACGTTATGCAATCGGATCGCGATAATGAAGAAAGGGAAATTGGCGGTTGTTGGCACACAGCAAACTTTGAAA
- a CDS encoding predicted protein, producing MLSNLMDSRRKGLVIAENDDGYDEDQNLLKEGPSSSRSEEDVLEIRIKSAKDATVHISRGATIASLQTAVLEQVKPEFLSSNDNSYVRLICKGRLLAPETATLADLKVEDLDVVHAVITKSSQKGPQALLQTGQVLSRRLRGTGIGADGRAIRNHPGDADPEESEEDDEEQGSERLGFDRLRASGLSRHEIRALRVYFNRSVEEWIRTHPEAAAAAASHESDGVRRRLRQEDVWMATQGPASEFRLNLAGWSQYHSLRRAAASSDLFQRPGGGSGGTSAVGTDRDFIWGFMLGFFVGFLMLVWVWMPTVPHKQKLGILTGISCQLALGLIHGKDGNEDDALGNGVTEDNGIFAN from the coding sequence ATGCTCAGCAACTTGATGGACTCCCGCAGGAAAGGTCTCGTTATAGCtgaaaacgacgacggctACGATGAGGACCAAAATCTGTTGAAAGAGGGCCCGAGTAGCAGCCGTTCCGAAGAGGACGTGTTGGAAATTCGAATCAAAAGTGCCAAGGACGCGACGGTGCACATTTCCCGTGGTGCTACCATCGCCTCTCTTCAAACGGCGGTCTTGGAACAAGTCAAGCCGGAATTTCTTtccagcaacgacaacagctACGTGCGACTGATCTGTAAAGGCCGATTGCTGGCTCCGGAAACAGCCACTTTGGCTGATCTCAAAGTTGAAGACTTGGATGTGGTTCACGCCGTGATCACCAAGAGTTCCCAGAAAGGACCGCAGGCACTGCTGCAGACTGGCCAGGTACTCTCAAGGCGACTACGGGGTACAGGCATTGGAGCAGATGGAAGAGCAATCCGGAATCACCCCGGAGATGCTGATCCGGAAGAAagcgaggaagacgatgaagagcaAGGCTCGGAGCGTTTGGGCTTTGATCGACTGCGGGCCTCGGGCTTGTCGCGACACGAAATTCGCGCGTTGCGGGTATATTTCAACCGTTCCGTCGAAGAGTGGATTCGTACACATCCCGAAGCGGCAGCCGCTGCCGCTTCACACGAATCGGATGGGGTCCGCCGTCGACTTCGCCAAGAAGACGTTTGGATGGCAACACAAGGACCAGCGTCAGAATTTCGTCTTAATCTCGCGGGCTGGTCGCAATATCACAGCCTTCGTAGGGCCGCAGCTTCGAGCGATCTGTTTCAGCGCCCTGGTGGTGGCTCTGGTGGAACTAGCGCGGTTGGAACCGATCGTGACTTCATTTGGGGCTTTATGCTGGGATTTTTTGTAGGCTTTCTTATGCTCGTCTGGGTTTGGATGCCGACCGTCCCGCACAAACAAAAGCTAGGTATTCTCACGGGAATTTCTTGTCAGCTTGCTCTCGGTTTAATACATGGCAAGGACGGGAACGAAGATGACGCGCTGGGCAATGGTGTAACCGAGGACAACGGTATTTTCGCGAACTAA